In a single window of the Mus musculus strain C57BL/6J chromosome 6, GRCm38.p6 C57BL/6J genome:
- the Cdkn1b gene encoding cyclin-dependent kinase inhibitor 1B, with amino-acid sequence MSNVRVSNGSPSLERMDARQAEHPKPSACRNLFGPVNHEELTRDLEKHCRDMEEASQRKWNFDFQNHKPLEGRYEWQEVERGSLPEFYYRPPRPPKSACKVLAQESQDVSGSRQAVPLIGSQANSEDRHLVDQMPDSSDNPAGLAEQCPGMRKRPAAEDSSSQNKRANRTEENVSDGSPNAGTVEQTPKKPGLRRQT; translated from the exons ATGTCAAACGTGAGAGTGTCTAACGGGAGCCCGAGCCTGGAGCGGATGGACGCCAGACAAGCGGAGCACCCCAAGCCTTCCGCCTGCAGAAATCTCTTCGGCCCGGTCAATCATGAAGAACTAACCCGGGACTTGGAGAAGCACTGCCGGGATATGGAAGAAGCGAGTCAGCGCAAGTGGAATTTCGACTTTCAGAATCATAAGCCCCTGGAGGGCAGATACGAGTGGCAGGAGGTGGAGAGGGGCAGCTTGCCCGAGTTCTACTACAGGCCCCCGCGCCCCCCCAAGAGCGCCTGCAAGGTGCTGGCGCAGGAGAGCCAGGATGTCAGCGGGAGCCGCCAGGCGGTGCCTTTAATTGGGTCTCAGGCAAACTCTGAGGACCGGCATTTGGTGGACCAAATGCCTGACTCGTCAGACAATCCGGCTGGGTTAGCGGAGCAGTGTCCAGGGATGAGGAAGCGACCTGCTGCAGAAG ATTCTTCTTCGCAAAACAAAAGGGCCAACAGAACAGAAGAAAATGTTTCAGACGGTTCCCCGAACGCTGGCACTGTGGAGCAGACGCCCAAGAAGCCCGGCCTTCGACGCCAGACGTAA